The Thalassophryne amazonica chromosome 18, fThaAma1.1, whole genome shotgun sequence DNA window GGTCATGTACTGTACAATTAAAGCCCTATAGTAATGATCACGACAGGTCTAGCTCAGGTTGGTGGAGTCCTACTTTGGTTCTGTGTCTTGGGTCGGTACCCCCAACTCTGTCAGTTGCAGTTTATATCCAGATGTGTTAAAAAATAAAGTTGCTCTCACATTTGACATTATTCCACTGATGGCAAGCTTTCAAGTTATGCACTATTGTGGTCTTGAGTTTGCCTAATTCTGATATGAATGAAGTTGATTCAGCTTGTTTGCGTTACTTAGAATTCAGATCTGTGTCCTGTATGGATGACATTTCTTGGTTGTTAAATGTGTAATGTTAGCCTTGGTAACGTCGGGCTATTTCAACATTTGACTTGAACTGTCCAGTATTTTATATTTGCTGGCTccctaatttttttatttgttgtttttctccaggttttaatgttgaaactgtagAATACAAGAACATCAGTTTCACAGTGTGGGATGTGGGTGGTCAGGACAAAATTAGGCCGCTGTGGCGCCACTACTTTCAGAACACTCAAGGTAAGAAAATGGTGTATTGACTGGTGCAAGTGAGAGTAAGCAGGTTCACTCACTGGTgtgtaaaatatgaccttaatgtTGGTGAACCTGTGAATTATATGCTATTTTGGTAAAATCAAGACAACAAAATATGTGAAAGGCACTTTAGGAAGACATTGTCACCAGGCCTTAAATTTTCAGAAAGGTAGGCCACCTCCAGTTTTCTGCCCTCTTCAGTTATTATTTagtctgtaatttttatgaagtgaaaatatgatattgcacTTATCTTTTAAAGCAATgccctaattctgaaggtttgagtttTAACaggcacacatgccaaaaggcttTATGGGAAATTCAAATCATCTCCACTCACCTCTTCcccctgtcaaaatgcatagaacattgccatctactggatggcagtgtgactaACCCAACATATGTGTGAATCTCAAACGCAATTTTatgctcagaatgtctcaatatagAGCCCGacagatatggattttttgaggccgatgccgatatttggatgaaaaaaatgcagataatcgataaatcggctgacttgccgatagctgataaatcagccgattttttttttttttttttaatgaataaaatgttcgtttttggacccttaacaaaaaaggtatgagctaaaagctgaagctttgtcatcatattgattaactttataacagagaatacatctgatcttgtacctcttgttgctgcaacttagatctAGGTTGTATTACAGGCAGAAAAACtttcagttgcagacaagtaattgtgagaggaaagaaacacaaacactaaggaaacattattttcacaacactcctttatttttctattctgcaactttcaagaacaaaaaaacttTGAAACAACCTTAGTACAAGCAGAGGTTGGTTTTAGTGCTggtagaacattttaacaagaaaacatggacccTGATGTAACAagtgacgaccagtgaatctgaatgtttcaacctcttcacagtaaacaaaagtttttcatgctagaaataaggtctacacaacgtgggcttaataaaaagtgtgaccaacgcaatgaagcacatttgacacattactacataaactgagttaatcaaactgagttgaactcaaacgggagaaatgtggggtgaatgtaatcgcagttATTACAAACATCCAtccaaacttacttgtatgcttttgtcagctgatcagtgcagtgtgacggcgaactacgggggccagtgatgaacacatttaagcaggggtgtaagcagctctcagttgaatggagtcagagctccatctactggacaaacggtgcaagaacattttacattgccgacacaaacattatttcagtaactgttctgtttatgagaaatgatcagtgttctatcggcaaaatttcagacgatagtgagtactttgaaaagggcttatatcggccgataatatcggccggccgatatatcggtcggtcTCTAATAAGTGGAATCACCGATCACAtgcattgtaaaaaccaacacacaagttacagtaactttagAGGGGGTGTCTTTTTTTAGGAAAATATTAGTGAATGATGTGTTACATTCCACTTCATGACTTGGGTATATCAATCATTCAAAAGAAATGTGTTTTGTTGATATGAGAATTTTGTTAAACAGCAACTTTTGTGAAAAATtggcatttttttgttttattttcacaacagtatatTATTTTAAACTATCacaattcaccctattgagataccataatcccttgcacatcagagagttgctgcagtcaaaatagcactgagaaaccacatgacaattgcaaatgaacattgtacaaccaaaatttaattttttttatgtattttcataacatttttactgctgcatgataccctgaaacctTGATAAAACAACTGTTCCAAATATTCCGTGCCTGCTACCtttaacctgcatggaacttTATAAATATAAACCAAATTTCAGGCATTTTTATATATTACTCTGCAATAAACAGGGCTGTAAAgaacaataagcaggatgttaaagagaaAAGTTTCCTccagaacaacatgaacaggaactGATCGTGGCTCACAGCGATTTCCCCACtgtaaataatggagaaacaacctgagcttcttgcatatttacataaaacaaacacaataacgtctataaacccagatcatatcttcacaagagttttaggcacaatatacaaaaaatTTTATGTTGCgattttaatgctgttgttcatgTGCTGTGGTTAAATTGCAGCTTTATCAGACCGTCTCACTGCGAACTCTCTGAAATTTTGCAACATTTGAAACCTCAGTAGGGCGAATATCACACCCAAGTTACAGTtgatattcacactcccatccagtagatggcagtgttctgtgcattttcACAGGGAGGCAGGGGCTGATGAGTTCGagatcatttgaatttcccataatgccttttggcatgtgtgtctgtgaaagctcaaaccttcagaattagcatttaccttaaaagatatgtgtgatatcatattttcactttgtaaaaatgacagagttgctgttaatgtcgATACACTGTCAGGAATTAGCtgattttaaatgaaaccataagtgaaaGGTGCTTTGTGATTTATGTCTGGGTTCGATTCGCACCGGTAGTCTTTCTGTGGTGTTGTCATGTTTCCCCTGTGTTTGCAtcagttctctccaggtgctctggcttcctcccacgtccaaagacatgcaggtttgctgaattgaaaactttaaaattgcccgtaggtgtgcgtgcgggtgtaaatgtctgtctatatgtggcccagtggacaggacaccagcagCATATGCAGTCAGAccttataactgctgggatagacttcaGCCCCTTGTGACCCTTAGTTGAAGTAAGCAGGTCTAGAAAATGAACAGATGGCTGGAGTTACATGTGTGATGATTGTGACCATTTCTCTTGCTGCAACCTGTAAAGTGAAATGCCTTCAGATATGACTGATGTTGCATAACGTGTTAACATGAATGCACTTACGTAAAGGCGGCGCCTGTTGCACAGGAACAAGTTGTACTCTGAAAGTTGTAGGGTGAGTGCTGCATTGTTTGAAAATTAAGAGCTTAAGAGTTAATTATGCATTTTCTGAAACTGGCTTCAACATTGCAAACACATTTTGTTGGAAATTATTTGGAAACCTCATGCCCTCTGAACCCCAAGCAGTTTCTGTTTGGGGGGTGTCACATTTTTACTCAAAGGGTCATTTTTCACTGCGCTTGCAAGCTCTGCACTTCCAAATAAATTGCACAGTCATAGCTAGAAGTAGGTAAAACGTTTGAGCACTATAACAGTTGTAATGTCATAAATCATGAAAGAACATGCATGGAATTTGTTTAACAACATTGTGCAAAGATTGAAAGTTATAGAGGCAGGCTTAAAGGATAAAAGGCTGAATGAATACTTTGGGTTTTAATATTCTCAGTAATTTCTGTCTGAGCCCCTTCAATTAATGTACAGTACTCTTCAAATATTTGAAATAGATGTGCCTAATACTTAGTATTTATTAATAAATGTAAATCAGTTCAGTGTGTGGGCAttttttcagcttttaaaatgttcTCTTTTTTTTGTAAACAAAGTGCATTTCCTTTACATCGTTTTATAAAAACACTGTCAAATTCATCAGTTTATCCTGTTCTATTAGAGCTGCCTCTAATACGGTTAGTTTTAAATctaaaatggtaaataaatgaactgcatttatatagcgcttttccatctgcatcaaacgctcaaagcgctttacaataatgcctcacattcaccccgatgtcagggtgctgccatacaaggcactcgctacacactgggagcaactgggggattaaggatcttgcccaaggacccttagtgatttttccggtcaggctgggatttgaaccaaggatcctctggtcttgagcccaacgcttaatcactagaccatcacctcccctatgctGAGGGCTTattctttcatttagcttttaaaACAGACTAAGTTGAGTCACTCATTTTGTCATGTCTGATCAGCTGTGTGAGATTTTGGACCAACAGCACTCCACTACACTTATCAAAACACCAAGTGAGGGCATATCTTTTGGTAGGATGGTGTTTTCAGCCTTCCAGTAGAGTTCCACAGACTTATGGAGCCAGGAGTCAAATGGCTTCTTTGTTGTGGTTcacatattttcattgaatttatgCCTGGGTTTAAATtacataattttagaattttaatACAAAGaagttggttttttgttttttaaatgcgacataaaaatgtaaaaactcaGTTGCTCAGACATGTTAACACTGTACCACCAGACATCCCTCATTTTCTCtgttatggtaaatctgttttaAGGCAGGGCAACATGGTGGCTCAGTGGTTtgtactgctgcctcacagtgagacGGTCCACGTTTGTTTTGACctcatcctttctgtgtggagtgcatgttctccctgtgtttgcatgggttcccttttaaagacatgcagatttggtgactctaaattgactgtaggggtGAGTGAGTGTTTTCTGTGTATATGTGTCagcttttttttcaatttcaatttttagtttattttcatttatatagcgccaaatcacaacagagttgactcaaagcgcttcacacaggtaaggtctaaccttaccaactcccagagcaacagtggtaaggaaaaactccctctgaagaaacctcaagcagaccagactcaaaggggtgaccctctgcttgggccatgctacaaaacaaattacagaacaattcacggatgaatatacaagaaatgcaattggcgcacaggataggaggatcgccaacacgaacacagctcccatctctggatggagctgcactttaaacagagagaaaaaactagggatgggtatcgagaaccggttcctttcgggtatcgttaagaaatgattcgatccaccgacatcaataagctttgtgcttaatgattctgttatcggtccttcagagtggcagtTGTTTTggcggtgtttgtcaggaaaatgataatttcgctacattgattacagaccctgcagcgggtccttaatcagcttttctgcagcgcggctttgctttgaaccttgaaccaatcgaagcagtggttcgcagattgaagcaatgcttcggtcgattgcttcgtttatttctttctttcgcttaattttccccccgctaaaaccctaaagagcatacgtctgtgagtattatttaccttttctatgttaaaccaacctgttatggtcttctgaaacagttgatagatgtattttataacttaaaggagacctgcattgaaaaaaatgcagattttttgaacaaaaaatgatttacatttacacgagatccttctgaatgtagtaaagtaaatctgcaagcccagatctgtcattcaacggagaaatcttcatttgaaaatgacaaatttacagctaacatttagccctccgcaaattgtccctctcatcatggacgctgccgagatgtcacggacaagaccctctcccagcatgcattgcgccaattgtaatttgtggatttacgtcagtttgcatctgcacctttttcttgtcttatacggaaggatctactgttttaaaacttcatattgtcttgcggcacatttggtgagtacacatttctttgatttgtgcttgagaattattttgggggactttttcatatgcccgtttgattgagtggtgtcgcaatgaaaatctgtctttcgcctccgggaCCATCGCgtgatatggaggcgagacccgcaaagaatcccagtcattaaaaatatataaacctctctcagcgtccatggagctctggggctccgattgccgagacatgCGGTGCtatggattttgccgcaagaagtctgtccttgcagcaacaggtgtaccggccgcttcacattaaaacagcgagcgtagcggaggcagagagcgggagaggaagaacagcgcccgctgtcgatgtcgttgctgatctgagcacacagatctgtatctcacattcattgcagcttacttttggatgttgaaaccaggacttgtataagtaacattactaacagataaaatcaatttcaaggcgggatcggactgaaggcgggagcgtgtcgtcttgtccctgacgtcatggaaatgatacggctgtacaaactttcacagagggctaaattttagctgcaaatttgtcatttttaaacgaagatttttccgctgaattacaaatttgggcttacagatttactttactgcattcacaagggtcttataaatacatatcagctatttctttctgaaatctgaccacatttatttcaatgcaggtctactttaaaaacaggagcaatgctaacgcgttagcatgtctatggcattttcaatgttaaaagttagcatttagcaattgcagccgtcatcacgttcgggtgcatttgttttcaaattgtaatattccttaaatttatttttgcttatatattaataatctgattattacatacagttttagagagagagacaaaaagaacctgaatagaaacacaacagaaaatatataatagcaactaacaatgaacataaataaatacatacagaaataaaagtttcctgtgaacacctagtgactctcacacctccatttcatccctgtcttatttaagtttgacagtttgtttcggttaaaccatattttcagtttgttcatttcttcagtgatttcctccagaactatctgccaaactagaaaactgctgcatcctagtaagagcagaatactactggaggaatgaatctgaataaggaaagttgtatttttttttttctcacctaaatggatgctgcactcactccagtttatcgtctggaatagtcccagattgcatttcagaccttctagaattgaaacattttcgtgcaggtggtgtttgggggtaattttgggtttcagctttttttgtttttcaccactttcatccctgaatatgagttgtaattcacttttgtgcgcattaaagttactaactgggactcctgtctcgttgtgagaaacaaacgagaatcgtcctccgttctgttcacacagctccaaacgttgcgcgactctctgacaagtcaagatggaacgatagaatccagtctgaattaataacttcaaagcgaaacacagttttgtttatttttatttatgtccagagatcaaggatacagtgactaatttcatatttatttactttaagactcaaggaaatacatagaaaacctgtaaagcctacttttagtacaaaattcacgaggtatcgataagggaatcgataaggaatcggatctataagcagaatcgataatggcatcgatattgataaaatcttatcaatacccatccctagaaaaaactgaatcagccatcagaaagacaagaaatactgtataatttgtcagcattaaacaacaagaaaaatagagaaatactaaggtgatcgccggccactagccctaaacttcactaaaagacccaaaatttaggtaaagttgaggccgcggcccgctccaattactaataaaatgaattaaaagagtaaaaagcgtaaaataaaactgtaccagtatgctagccatatgaaagggaaaataagtgcgtcttaagtctggacttgaaagtctccgcagaatctgactgttttattgatgcagggagataattccacagaacaggggcacgataagagaaagctctgaccCGCatacttattcaccttagggacacaaagtagtcctgtaccctgagaacgtaaagcccgggccggtacgtaaggtttaattaggtgagctaggtagggaggatgccagtccatgaataattttatagggtagtagcagaaccttaaaatctgatctcactgggacaggaagccagtgaagggatgccaaaatgggtgtaatgtggtcgaactttctgcttcgtgtcaaaagtctggctgcagcattttgaaccagttggagacccctaatgctagactgcggtaaaccagaaaatagaacattgcagtagtccaatctagaagaaataaatgcatggatcagggtctcggcatcagccatagacaggatgggacgaatcttcgctatatttcgcaggtggaagaaagcagtcctagtaatatttcaaatgtggaggccaaaggacaacgaaggatcaaaaattaccccaaggttcctcactttgtcagtgtgatgtatgacacacgagccaaggctgagcgttaactggtcaaattgatgccgatgtctcactggaccaagaaccatcatttcagtcttatcagagtttaaaagtaggaagtttctagacatccaacttctcactgctgcaaggcaatcttctaaggattttatgtgaacaagattaccagcagttattggcatgtataactgagtatcatctgcatagcagtgaaaggtaatcccaaaacgctgcaatatgtgcccaaggggtgctatataaagggagaaaagcagggggcctaagacagacccctgtggaaccccaaatttcatgtcactaaggttagaggtagtgttactgtacaaaacacagtgagaacgactggtcaagtatgacgtcagccatgcaagggcactcccagtaatcccaaaatgattttccagcctatcaagtagaatatgatgatccactgtatcaaatgcttccaGCTTTCCAGGATGTACCTCATCTCTTGTCcactgaccactgggataggctccagctcccctccccatgatccttaactggaataagccagtttaaaaaggaaaaaaaaatggatgatTGTTTTAAGGTAGTTGCACACTTCACCAGACTGCCTGCCTGTGTGATTGCACCAGGCAGAGAGGTCTCTGTGTGCACAGTTTCAGACTCTCTGCAATTTGGGGTAGGATGATGCCTGAAAAGAATATATTTTTTTGACTTTTTCCTTTTGTTGTTGTACTATGCATAAAAAATATATAAGTTTTGCTTGGTACAGCACAAGTTgttcatgcatgtgtgtgtgcagggcTCATCTTTGTGGTGGACAGCAATGACAGAGAGAGGGTAAATGAGGCGAGAGAGGAGTTGTCCAGAATGCTTTCTGAAGATGAACTCAGAGAGGCCGTGCTGCTTGTTTTTGCCAACAAACAGGTGaggagtttttttctttgttggaATCTaagaatattaaaggattattaactcaagagtgaaactcctttgacctgagtaccccatcccctgtttacaatggggtactcaggttaaaggagtttcagtcttttgttcatggtaatgagtcattcatgtcatcaagggagccatcagaaaggcatccatcccatcattaggacagctgtcctgtcattaggtgtgctaactagagcacaatagttgctaattagagctattgtttagtcactagtctatagcagtctgcctctcagtaggaggggtctggttaggtttaaaactccagcttttgttggcttctgttttattcttctctacaagagtctgacttctgtcagacttccagagcaagaattttagctgaggaagcttctgtgatttgaagcgaaacgtcctcgcgtcaagtaacccagtccagttgaagattcaagcttctctactatgaaaaccacctggacaactgagagcctacacagaaacatggatGGCGTTGATTAAACAAGTTCACGGGCATTTATGATGacatgttctcccaagttgaggtgtagcacctgtgatgaacttctgccatgccccgatgttgtcttcttGTCAATacttcacaaggtttgtttacattgtgtccTGAATGAAACCGACCTCTCGTGTGAGTCACGGACCGTGAGATGGCACGAGATTCACAATTGCTAAACAGTGAATGTTCATGtcagacttggtttttctaattgtactaggtctgttagaaaagtatcagacctttttattttttgcaaaaaccatatggatttgaatcacgtgtgattgcatcagccaaccttgaacctttgtgcgcatgccagaacatgtcctgtgaggcttcatcacggcggtgctttgcgccatgcggctccgccctgacacgcggaattcctccgctcctctttccatgacaaaaactcctgtaacagtggaatgtgccgttcatttccaaactggacactgttgatccgggacttcgtctaacacagaaattgcggaagacgtggacatcagcactttttcggcacattgagacagacgtgcggaggaattccgtgcgtcgggacgtttccgcatggcgcaaagcaacgccgtaatgaagcctcacaggacatgttctggcatgtccaggtcattcacaatttcttggatagtcacacgactgaaaagccaccgaaagccacctgaaagccgtcctgtgagaccaacacggaggtggttttgtgccgcgccatgagcggcacggtggcacattcTTCCGCTCCTCttcccatgaaaaaaactcctgtaacagtggaatgtgccgaaaaagtgctgatgtccacgccatctgccttttttgtggaagtcagacgacgtcccggatcaacaaagcttcacgttggaaatctggttgtttcaggggggtttcagcctgtcgatcggcgctcggagtgcgccgcgctctcagacgctgtgggcggtctttaaaccggctggagcacgccTTAAtcagtgtaatccccataaaatcgtcgctgaaagccatctgaattttccgaatggtgtccacctggaggtctctcacagtttctggaaaaacttgatgcagcaaagctccaaatcgttcagacattttatttgcaataaaaatccgacgagaggggtggaccactgctcacacaaagcctgctcacaggcgaatgacgcaaccgacaggcgtgaaaaaactcacgcatgcgcacgaaggttcaagcttggctgatgcaatcacacgtgattcaaatccatatggtttttgcaaaaaataaaaggtccaatacttttctaccAGACCCAGCCCAACTGTCATGGAAAGCGGTCTGATATGGGTAAATATCAGACCGGGGGCAAAAAATTTGACAGCataaatgttgtgtgtgtgtagcttTTAAGAGTTGcttcatttttattaatttaacgTGCATCCTAACAGACCCCACCTTCTTTTCCCAGGATCTCCCCAATGCTATGAATGCCGCAGAGATCACAGACAAGCTGGGTTTGCATTCCCTCCGCCAGCGCAACTGGTACATCCAGGCCACCTGTGCCACCAGTGGTGATGGCTTATATGAAGGCCTGGACTGGCTGTCCAACCAGCTGAAGAACCAGAAATGATCCATTCCAtgagctttttcttttttcttttctcttttgttttatttttattgttttctttttctgtttcaaCACAGCGGCAGCACCAGATCCAGACCCTTCACTCCCATTTAACTTGATTTTCCAAcccctgcctttttttttttcttcttcttctttatagAAACCTCTCTCCTTCCCTCCCTGCTTTCTCCCTTTGTCGTTGTTGTGGTGGAGGGGCTGTAGCCTGTgctgctcgtgtgtgtgtgtgtgagtgtgtgcgacCCTCGAGTGTTCCGTGAGAGTGGGCGTGGGTGTGAAGGCGTCTCTGTGTATGTTGGCTGGGATTGGAGTAACCCTGGCGTGCCTTTTACACACCTTCTGTGGAATCAGcagtctggtttcaaaactccgCCATCCACCAAAAACCCGGCTTCTCCCCCCGGCCTTCCTCTCCACCCAGCCTTGCACGGCCTCTCTTCTtctcctcacccttcctcctccaGAGGAAGCATGGTTATAAGGCAAAGAAAGTGTAAGGGTGCTCCCCTATCGTTATATAAGGAGAAATGTTGGCCTGGTGTAGACCTAATGCTATAAATGTTCGTTTTACCGACTTTGATTTTTGAAACCTCAGCCCGCCTTTAAGAGAATCAGTAAATTGCATCTTAACCTGTATCAGGTAAAAGCAAATCAAATATTGGGTGGGGGAGGGAAAGAAAGCGCCCATCCCTGAGCATTCTGGTGTCACTTGAAAGTCatgctattttattatttttgtattggaaTCGAACATTCTCCTTAGCACTTGTTCTCCAGTGAACACTAACATTTCTAAATGCCAGTAAGACCATGA harbors:
- the LOC117531533 gene encoding ADP-ribosylation factor 1-like, with the protein product MTDDLIGSELIVGSVSTPVSPWLRKTPFWSDSDRKERSRSCRLFFFKSFVTMGNVFASLFKGLFGKKEMRILMVGLDAAGKTTILYKLKLGEIVTTIPTIGFNVETVEYKNISFTVWDVGGQDKIRPLWRHYFQNTQGLIFVVDSNDRERVNEAREELSRMLSEDELREAVLLVFANKQDLPNAMNAAEITDKLGLHSLRQRNWYIQATCATSGDGLYEGLDWLSNQLKNQK